The genome window AtatcttgcaaattagcttcctttgttttgtgattgggaAGTAATCATGGGCTTAGATTGCCAGTGTAATTGCTCAAACATGAATCTCTGTAGAATTTTTATGACTTTCTATTTAGTTTTGGAGAAGTCCTTTAAAGCAGCAGTGGGCTACAAATCCCCTCTCCACCTGCTAGACTCATTAATTCGTAAGCATAGCAACACCAGGGAAAGAGAAGCAACTTGGGGACAGACTGACTAAATCTGACTTTATATGAATCTCACTTGACTATTACCTCCCAAGTACTTACATCAAGGTCATCCATGGCAGGAGGTGGCCCCTTCTTTGTGACACTCTGCATGAGCTGTATGGGAATAGAAAGACTAGGTGTGAGCACTaggtgttgcttttaaatgtgttttccctattgattttatttacttgttttaattcttttaaaatatttgtatacttattcttttaaatattgtccttttaattgtgtaagctgccttgggtccttttaaggagaaaggcatggcaaaaatatttcaaataaataatcttCCCTTTTAGGCCCTCTTTGCTTCTTCTCTGCTGCTCCTGTCTTTTATTTACCAGAAAACAATCAATTAAGGAGAAAAAGACATAATAGATGTGCAATGCCTTTTGACTGTTAGCTCTAGGAGCCCTTAATTTGGAAGCAGCCTAAATTAAACTGGACTTTTGGAGATTAATGACAGATTAAATGAACACTTTGAAACACTATATGttctgaaaaggaaaagctgTAGAAATACAGAGCTTggcaaatttacttttttgggggatTATCAGTCCTGAAACCCCTTTTCCAGCATAATCTGGCTGTACCAGCTAGGGGGATTCTGGAACCTGTGGTTCAAAAAAGCAACTTTGCCAAGctgaaaataaattatatataaatactaaattgaccatgctggctggaggactcTGGGAGATGTacagtaatccaaaaaagtaatttattgcattttttatgATAGCATAATTTTGCCTGTTGGCAAGAGATGGTCTTTCCACTACAGCTGCTGTTCAAATGACTGCCAGCCATATtaactggttgttgttgttttttgcaatcTCCATACCTTTCTGGCTAAAAAGgctttgttgttccttttatcactGTTGGTCAAGGAAGCCAGATCAAGTACAATCGTAGGAAAAATCAGGCCACAAGTGCCTCCTTCAAATGTTGGCGCAGCTGCTTTGTCTAGAAAAGAACTCCTGACTCTGCCTTGATCGCTATAAAGGGACTCACCTCTGCATACTGTTCAACCATGGCTGCTTCCACCTCCTCGTCTCCTTGCCAGTCCCGCCAGTTATCAAAGTCCACAGAAAGCCATGCTGGCTGCAAATAAGATGAGCaattacaatatttaaatttACACTAATGTGATATCTATATTGTCACTACCATTGGACAACCTGGCTATGTCCCTTTGTAGCCTCCAAATGCTCTTCAAGGGTAGCACCAAACTACCATTCAACTAGTAGAATGTAATGTAACCAAGATACTGTATGGATAATTATTGCCTAATGAGACTAACTCTGGCATGGTTACACTGCTTACTAGCTATGTAAATGTGATCCTTACCACTGCCtgaaaatctgggagcagcacaGGATTGTGGAGCATTCCCAAGCAATTAATAGAGAAGGAAAATCTTCAAGGATAAGTTGGATCCCAACACCCAAGCCAGATAAGACCAatagcacctctgtcttgtctggatttaaCTTCAGCTTGCTCATCCTTATCTAGCCCAAAATCAAACTCAAATAACATTCAGAGGAATTGATCTCAAATCCCTACATATCTTATGGAATTATACCATGTTAACGTCAACAATGGGAGCAAAACAAACAGTTGAAAGTAATTAGAATCAGAAATATGGTCCCCTTTAGCAAGACAGAAGACTTAGGCATCGTCTTTGGGGATTTGGAGTGCAATCCTGACTGGACAAGATGGCCAAAGCTGAACAGAGAGGTAGCCAGCTGAAGCTATGCTGAATCCAACCTTTTCACAGTCTAGGGATAGTGGAAATAATTGCCCTTGTTGTGGTATAATTTTCCATCAGCAGTGTGGCTATGCCTATGGGCTTagtcatagaataactgagttggaagaggcctataagaccactgagTCCAGTCCCCTGCTCCCTCCCTGAGGGAGGTATGAATCTGGCGtgccctttatatatatatccttttCTGGTTTTCTGTCAGCAGATCATGGCCAGCAGAACAGTTCTGCTGACAGAGCCTTGAAATCAGCCAGCATAAGAGGATTCTGCCAGCAAAAGGGTATGCCCCTAATCCTAAACTACTGTCAGAAGGAAAGAGAATGGCTTCTATCAGAATCAAATTTGCCCATTCCTCCACAAGCTACTTCCCAACTCTACCTCATGATGGCATGGAATGGCTAAATAGCAGGGAAAACATAGAAATTTGGCTCCGCTTTCCAGCCAACCTGCATCTGACAGCTCCTTGGGGAATTCCAATGTCTTTGACAGAAAGTGAATGATTTCCATGAACACTTTCTTGGTAATCAGCAAATTGGCTTTACTGATGTCTGTTTTTCATTTCAGACAAAGACTGGTGTAAACAGTGCAGATATCCTCACATGGTGCTTCCCTTCAAGACATCCCACTTAGTTCTCTAAGAAAAAGGGAACAAGCAGTCAGTTCTACCTTGATGTCCTCCTTGGTCAGCCGTGGCCAGGCCACTTTTTCCTTCCACTTGCGCACAAAGAGAGTGATGGACCTGCCTGAGCGCTTGTTCTGAGAATCCTAAAAGGGATTGTATTGTTACAGAAATCAATCCAGACCCCCAAAAGCACAGGTATAAAAGATTTAATACTTCCATTATGTTGCAGAGACAGAAAATAATgttctagaacagccattctcaacatttttgGACCCCCACAATGCTTTTAGGAGCACTTCTCAAGTTCTAGGGCCTTGTCAAACAAGGAAACCTTTTGGCTGCGTGCAAAAAAAagatacaacatgaacagatgaatctatagcctccttcaaatgtgccatatggcccccattgagaatggctgttctagaacAAAGCCATACTTTCTGTCTCCTCCTAATGCAGGACAGAGTAGCACCATGCATtcaagaaacagagaaaagctTAAGAGATAAGCAAACGCTGATTGTAGCTAAACATGCAATGTTAGATATTTATATGCAAGTGGTTGTCCCTTGTACCACAGGTAAAAGTATCTGTGTTTAATAGCTACGGATGTAATAAATGCATAGGTGATGGAAGACTGAACATACAAAAGAGCAGTTGATCAGTAATTATGTTCTGCAAGCCTGCATCTGAGGAATCACAGCCCTTGGAATGATTTTCAGAGTTGTCTCCCACTACTGTAGTTTTCGGGAAAGCCTTTCTATTGGCTGCTTCCAAGCCCTGGAACTTTAAGCAAGTGATTGGATTCTAAGAACAGAACTTTTAACGGATGGGTGCTGTACTTTGGTAATATTATGGTTGTCATTATTGGCAGGagtgttttttaaactgttttgactaaattttgttttaatacaaaaacttgtttaattgtatttttaatgatataaattactgcatttttatttgtactttaaaaaaaataatcttatgAGTCACCTTGGGACCTGGTTCTAGGAGGAAGCTAGTCTAGAAGTTAAATAAACCATTCAACAAACATAGTAAACCTGCAGGTATTTTATAATCTTCCTATCCTTTTTATTACTGTGTttatgtaggaaaaaaaatgtggctaAAACTTCTTCCAAACTGGTGGCTCCTAATTCTGTTCATTAATTACTCTTTTGCTAAGGACCTCTTGTGGAACAACTATAAGTTACGTGCAG of Pogona vitticeps strain Pit_001003342236 chromosome 6, PviZW2.1, whole genome shotgun sequence contains these proteins:
- the PTGES3L gene encoding putative protein PTGES3L isoform X2; the encoded protein is MEFCVEDSTDVKVDLDDYKVVFSCKNADGIEMYNEINFYDRTNSKDSQNKRSGRSITLFVRKWKEKVAWPRLTKEDIKPAWLSVDFDNWRDWQGDEEVEAAMVEQYAELMQSVTKKGPPPAMDDLDDDI
- the PTGES3L gene encoding putative protein PTGES3L isoform X1, with translation MQPAKTLWYDRPRYVFMEFCVEDSTDVKVDLDDYKVVFSCKNADGIEMYNEINFYDRTNSKDSQNKRSGRSITLFVRKWKEKVAWPRLTKEDIKPAWLSVDFDNWRDWQGDEEVEAAMVEQYAELMQSVTKKGPPPAMDDLDDDI
- the PTGES3L gene encoding putative protein PTGES3L isoform X3: MARQPAKTLWYDRPRYVFMEFCVEDSTDVKVDLDDYKVVFSCKNADGIEMYNEINFYDRTNSKDSQNKRSGRSITLFVRKWKEKVAWPRLTKEDIKPAWLSVDFDNWRDWQGDEEVEAAMVEQYAELMQSVTKKGPPPAMDDLDDDI